The DNA window GTATATGGATGCTAAGACATGACTGAGGTATTTGAAAAACTCTATTGCTGCTTCTATCAGTATGTATGCGCTAAAAATGGTGAAGCATATGCAAAACGAATGGATGCTCGAATTCGTTTTGGCAGGAGGCTCAATTTGGATCGTCCGGTATCTTTGGCGGATAAAATCACCTGGCTTGAGCTCAATGAGCAAAGTAGTCTTAAAGTTGATTGCACTGACAAGTATCTAGTTAGAGACTATCTCAAGATTAAAGAGATGGGACAGTACTTGATTCCTCTATGCGCGGATCCGTGGTTTTCTGAGGCGGATATTAGCTTTGATGGTCTCCCAAATCAATTCATAATGAAAGCGACACATGGTTGCAAAATGAACCATATTTGTCTTGATATGGCCAATACGAAAAACGAAGAGCTTTTCTCGCTTGCAAAAACTTGGTTATGCTCAGACTATGTTGGTGCATATTTCGAGCCTCATTATCGCAAAATCAAACGCGGTGTTATTTGCGAAAACTTGATAGCCCCGCCAGACGAAATAGTCGACTACAAAATACATTGCATAAATGGTAGCCCGGAATTCATTTTAACGTGCTGTGATCGCTCTACGGAATTAAAGCTCGGTCTATATGATTTGAATTGGCGAAAAATCGACGGATTGGCCTCTGGAACTTTAACCGCAGAAGTTGATAAGCCTGAAAATCTGGATGAGATG is part of the Arabiibacter massiliensis genome and encodes:
- a CDS encoding ATP-grasp fold amidoligase family protein, whose protein sequence is MTEVFEKLYCCFYQYVCAKNGEAYAKRMDARIRFGRRLNLDRPVSLADKITWLELNEQSSLKVDCTDKYLVRDYLKIKEMGQYLIPLCADPWFSEADISFDGLPNQFIMKATHGCKMNHICLDMANTKNEELFSLAKTWLCSDYVGAYFEPHYRKIKRGVICENLIAPPDEIVDYKIHCINGSPEFILTCCDRSTELKLGLYDLNWRKIDGLASGTLTAEVDKPENLDEMVRISRKLSEDFDFVRVDLYETRGRVYFGELTFTPASGVLPYFTDEFLKEQGEKLVISSLVS